The DNA region CACAGCAGACGGAACAGAGCGCGATTACAGTGGAAGGCTGAGAAAGGGTGGTACggaaggggtgggagagagagacacagaggagtCTTGGCCTTAAAGCAAGTCCAAGTCAACAGAGTGGAGGCTGGCAATGGGAACTCTCCAGAAGTTGAAGGTGCTGTACGCGAGCAGGGGGTCGCCTTCCGGGTTCTTCTGCTCCTCTGCTCCGGTGGCTCGCACGCCCATTTTGCCTATGCCACTGCCGTCCTTGCTCTTGTAGGTAGGTGTATCCGACAGGCCCAGGCCTTCCAGCTCCGACAGGTCCAGTTCTGGGATGGGCATCCTCCAGAAAAGAAAGGAGCTGTACTGGCTACTCACAGGATCCCTCATAATTCCCTGGGGAAGAGCAGATCACTTGTTAAGTCTTTGTGCTAGGGCAGTTTCCTTGCCGGAGCCTCCCCTTGCTTAAGTTGCTCTTTTCTGTCCGCTCTGGTGAATAAGTAAGTAGGAGGAGCCCTTCCTGTGACTTTGCCCCACCTTCGGTCGACTAGATACTGCATCCAGCGGCAGGTTCACCTCTGCTCTCACTTTCCCCCCAGTAATATACCTCAGGCCTTACGCATACCAGGCAGCAACTCTGCCCTGACTATCTCCATTCTCCTCAGGTCTGGCCCTGATCTTTGGGTGTGACACTGAAGGGTTAACAGACCCTGGTGAGCGCTAGGCAAATGTTCTAACCCTGAGTTATAGGCAgccctctcttttttaaaacaagattttgcTTATTATTCTGCTTCCATGTACGCCTGCCTGCCAGAAgggagcaccagatctcattacagatggttgtgaaccaccgtgtggttgctgggaattgaagtcaggacctttggaagagcaggcagtgctcttaacctctgagtcacctctccagcctcccagccctctctttacctttattttgagacaggatttttttttttttttttgtttttcgagacagggtttctctgtgtagccttgactgtcctggactcactttgtagtccaggctggcctcgaactcacagcaatccgcctgcctctgcctcccgagtgctaggattaaaggccggctgagacaggatttttttttattttaaagatttttttgagacagggtttctctgtgtagccttggctctcctggactcactttgtagaccaggctggcctcacactgatccacccgcctctgcctctcctgcgtgctgggataaaaggcgtgcaccaccgctcccagctttgagacaggatcttaatCGACTTGCTTAGTCCAGCTTGAACTTGAAATCTTCCTGTCCCCGCAGCCTAAgtaactaggattacaggcctactCCACTGGGCCTGCTCAATAATTAATTACTAATTGTGCTGAGAATCAAAGACAGGGCCTCGCATGTGCTGGTCAATGACCCTACACATCCCCAGACCTAAGTAACTGGCTCCTTCAGGTCAGTTTAATAATTAAGATGCTGCTCTTCCATGACATGGTCTATTTTCCACCTGCCCTTAAAGCCAACTACAAACTCACCCCTTTCAGGACACCCCCAAAGCAGCTAAGCTCTATCTACCTAGCTGCCTCCGGCATCTTCTCCAGCATTCCAGAGTTTCACCTGACTCCATCATGTTTTGGTTACAGATCGCCACGGGCTGGATACGTGTTTTATGTGTTTATCACCTTAAAGACACCAAAAATTCCTCTCCGAGTAAAACTCCCCTACtaggttgggcgtggtggcgcatgcctttaaccctagcactcaggaggcagaagcaggcagatctctgtgagttcaaggctagcctggtctacaaagcaagttccaggatagccaggatacatagagagactctatctcaaaaacaaaaaacaaacgccaggcagtggtggcgcacgcctttcatcccagcacttgggaagcagaggcaggtggatctctgtgagtttgagaccagcctggtctacaaagtgagtccaggatggccaaggctacacagagaaaccctgtctcgaaaacaaaacaaaacaaaaggcaaacaggCATACTTCTGGGTAAGGGAGGAGCTAGACCTTACACATAAACATTAATGTGCCCTCACTAGCACAGTGGCTACTTTGCTACTCTCTCCTATTTGTCCTCAGGGTGACAAGTCTTTATTATGCCTCTCTGTAGAACAAACCCTGAAGCTAGGGTAATTTACCCCCCTACCACACAAGGATCTTTCCCTAATCCAAACGCTAGAGTAAATATGACAACAGCAAACAAGTTCAAAGAACCAGGTAAGAAAGTAAAATTTCGATCAGTAGGAAATGCTACCTTGACAGAATCTCAGCTTTttcttgtgacagggtctcactacgcagaccagtctggcctcgaactcacagcaatccgcctgcctctgcttccccagtgctgcgatgaaaggcgtgcaccaccatgcccaactcccCTTCCTGTGGCTTAACAACCAGGTGCACATTTGTTTCTCACCCTACCCCATCCTCTGCCTGACTGCCTGTGCCAAGCAGAGTTAGAGCCTGGGATCTGGAGCCTCCACGGTTTACTTACTGACGAGGGAGAGGACGAAACGCTTTAGTTTAAATATTCCCAAAGGAGCAAAAAAGAACATTCCACTGCCACCAAAAATAGAAGCCAGAGTTTCAAAAAGCCTCTCTGGAGCACACCAGCCTGTGATCCCTGAACAGCGGTCTGAAGTAGGTTCTGAAACCTCCCTATGGGAGGTGACCCGTCTCCACCAAAGCAGGAGGAGAGCCTAGCCCTGCAACACGGTCTACAGGAACCATGGGGCTCAGCTGTCTGCAGATAGATGaaggatgtgtttttgtttgtgttttggtttttgcttttgacTCTTGCTTCAAACTAAACTCAAGTTCAAGCTGGCTTTGACCACAAACTCTTCTTGGGGAGGCACCCCTAATGCTAGAATAGGGGGTTGTTATCAATACACTGGGTCCAGAATGCCTGggctactttttgtttgtttgtgtttttcaagacagccttggctgtcctggcctcactttgtagaccaggctggcctcgaactcatagagatccgcctgcttctgcctcccaagggctgggaggctttttttgagacagggtctgttctGTCACTCGATATGTAGTCCACCTGGGCCTCAAACTTCTGTCAGTCTTCTTGTCTCagtctccagagagctgggattccaggtgtgcacctcACACTTGGCTTCAGATTTTGCTTTCCCCTCTTAATATTGCGCAAGGGCACACACACCCAGCAgagtgtggagggagagaggtaaAGAGGATGACGACCTTAGGTGTCCTGCCCTATCAATATGTGCCCTAGTCCTTGATACAGGGTCTTCCACTGAACCGgagctgggctggtggccaacaagTCCAGCCTTCCGTCCTCCCCCTTCCCACATTGCTGTAGGcaaccacacctagctttttaattgagtgttggggatttgaactcaggttcttctttttctttctttctttttttttttttcctgagacaggatttctctgcctgtagccttggttgtcctgaaactcattccacagaccaggctggctttgaactcaagagatccacctgcctctgcctccctagtgctgggattaaaggtgtgcgccaccaccacctggctccactCAGGTTCTTATGCAAGTGGCACAGGTGGTCTTATCCACAGACCAATCTCCtcagcgtttttttttttaattaaaattttaatttatgcgTATATGGTATATGTGTGCAAGCAGATGTCGTAAGACAACACTGGATCCCACCCCCGCCCAGAGCTGGCGTTACTGTGGTTCGTGAGTCagcaggggtgctgggaactgaacttgagtcttcagaaaaaacagcaagtgcttgtaactgctaagccatttctctatcTCATTACCTTTTaccattaaaaaatgaaacaaaacaaaaaaacctagccACTCTATTTATAATCTCAGCTGTAGCAGCTCAGGCAGGAGTTTGAGAAATCTAACCCTGAGCCCAAGTTAGGCAAGACTGTgactcaaacaaaagaaaaaaaaaatctttcagacAAAGTCTCATAGCTCTCAGACTGGCTCCAAAATGTATTCCTGATCCTTCTGatctcccaaacgctgggattacaggatcaTGCCTGTAATCTGGAATACTTGGCTTAAAAAAGCAAATTCTGGCTGAGTCGTAGTGGCACATACTTtcaatcctagcattcaggaggcagaggcaggcagatctcttgtgagttcgagaccagcctggtctgagttccaggacagctctgTCTTCAAACAAAACGAAATAGGAACAGCAAATTCTGGGTCTGTCTGcccgtctgtctgtctttcctcacTCTTCAGAATATGCCCGTGGGACGTGAACATTACTCAGCAGAGATGAGGCACGGATGCCGGGACTGAAGTAGGGCGAAGGAGTTCGTAGAAAGGTGAGGTCATCATCCCCTGACCTCCGCTCTCATCACCTCCACAGCAGTTTGCAGATGTGCTCAGAGGCCTAGCAAGCATGACTGCGCCCGTAACACCTTTTAGGGAACCAATCACTGCTGAGGTCTGAGGCTGCAGATTCCACAGAGCAAGCCTTAAAAGTCAGCAATGCTAATCAGGCATCTTTATTACATTACCAGGTTTCTCCTAGCTAGCTgacttataaaaaataaaaataaaaattcccttCCTTGTACGTCTCCTACAGAGTGACCTTGTGTATAATGAGAGCATTTAAtagactgtttttccagagacagTGTCTCAGGTAGCCCATGAAGTTTGTTAagcagcagaggctggccttaaacttctgaccCTTCCTACTCCCAGAAGACTGTATAATAGGCtctttgaacaaaacaaaacagaatctttAGGGGgaaaagggattaaaaaaaaattttttttttccttttctttttgagaggcagggtttctctgtgtagccttggctgtcctgaactcgctttgtagaccaggctggccttgaactcacagtgatctgtctgcctctgtctcccaagtgctgggattttttttggtttttctttttccttttttcaagatttatttattattatgtatacagtgctctgcctgcacatatacctgcacaccagaagagggcaccagatctcattatagatggttgtgagccaccaagtggttgctgggaattgaactcaggacccctgggagagcagacagtgctcctaactgctgagccatctctccagcccagattttattttgttttttcaagacagggtttctctgtgtagccctggctatcttggactctctttgtagaccaggctggcttcacactcacagagatccgcctgcctctgcctcctgagtgctgggattaaaggcgtgcgccaccatgcccagctttgaatagaagatttttgtttttgccttttgagCTAGGGTCTAAGCTAGCTATGTTACGCAGGCTGTGTAGGAAGttattacatagcccaggctagcctcgaactcaagatCCTCTGCAGTtactgccttgtgagtgctgaaattacagcaGGCATCATCACTTGGCTTAAAATGTTACTTGTCATTACggcatttgagacagggtctcactacatagcccaggctgtcctagaactcctttTGGAACCCAGGCTGgttccaaactcacagagatccgcctgcctctgccttgcttagatcaaaggcgtgcgctgccaccacgCGCAACTAAAAAGTCATGACTAGAGGACACCTTAGATTATTCAGTAACTAGCTAGGTTGTCTAGCCGGGTTATGTGCACCCCAAGTCCCGTGGTTTCTATTAGACTCCCTTAAAACTGGaactggaaaggtggctcagaggccgtgagcactgggtgctctttcagaggacctgggttaggaGCCCTGCCCCACTCGACTGAGCCAAGGCCTGTtccagggacctgacaccctGTCTTCTCAGGCCCCCAGCATGCACTTGGCATACATAAAActaacttttgtgtgtgtgggttggggGCGCTTTTTGgaggtttttcagacagggtttctcaatgtgtgtagccctggctgtcctagatgtcaccttgtagaccaggctagcctcaacagagagatctgcctgcctctgcctctcaagtgctgggattaaaggcgtgcacaaccacacctggctaaaaaaaaaaaaaaaaaatttttttttttttttttttttttttggttttttcgagacagggtttctctgtgtagccttggccatcctggactcactttgtagaccaggctggcctcgaactcacagcgatccacctgcctctgcctcccgagtgctgggattaaaggcgtgcgccaccacgcccggctaaaattttttttttaacttgaaaaaattaaaaagaaaactctgtgtGTATTACGCATGTGAGAGGGCTGTGGCATCCAGGGCCTGGGCCTATACAGAGGGGGAAGGGCAGGCCCAGGCATCAGTCCTCGCCTTCTACTGTGTTTGACCTTGTAAACCAGGCAAGCTGGCCTGCGAGCTTCTGGGgagcctcctcctccactgtccaCTGTGTGGGATTGCAGGCGCACTCCCATGCCCACCTTtacgtgggctctggggatcccAACTGAGGTCTCCACATGAGTGCCAAGGACTtcgctttacccactgagccatctctccaggcccagcctgGTACCAGTTGGACTCAGACCTGGGACAAGCGGCTGATGTGCCTGTTTAACCACAGTGGACCTGCCTTCAGTGTCTCCCAGCAGCCCGCAGTCCTTACCTGGCCCAGATCcaggcttcctctccctcccagaggctcttcactatataatccagacagtttgccccgccccaccccccaattcctctctcctctctctgccagtGCTTTCTtgccccttttcccttttctgtctccctctgcatggAGACCTCCTCCTGTGAGGTCAGCAAACCAGCCAAACAGCTGTCCCCAATACACCTGTCTTATTTGGTTTGAACTGGCTCATTTCATTGGCGGAGAATACCTATCGGTACCCTCAGCAATGTGTCTCAGCCTCCTAGCCTCACCACCACACCTCATTAAGAATTTTGAGCctggggtggtggcgcacatctttaatcccagcacttgagaggcagaggcaggaggatcgctgtgagttcgaggccagcctggtctacaaaaacaaaagaaacaacaacaacaaaaatgtttgtgggtttttgtttgtttgttttatcgtttttcgagacagggtttctcttttgtcctgactgtcctggactccctttgtagaccaggctggactccaactcacagcgatccgcctgcctctgcctctcaagtgctaggattaaaggtgtgcgccaccatgctcggcttatttttgtttcttaaacaaAGTCTTGACATGTAGCCCAAGTGCTGGCTTATAGCTTGGAACCCCTGCCTCACTTCCATTACTCCCAAGAACTTagttctaaaaacaacaacaacaacaacaacttaagcTGGCTGGAGCCAGAGCCTGTTGTGGCAggtgcacatctgtgatcccggaggctgaggcaggagggctgtgaGTCCGACCgggcctgggctgcagagtgaagcCCAAGGCCCCCaaaccagaacaacaacaacaggaacaaaaaaacaaaccaatatgaaagaaaacaatttaaaggaaATTTAGCTAGTCCATTGTCCCAGGGACACGTGCGGAGGCCCAAGTTCTTTCTCCAGAAAATGAACATACAGGCAcatgtggcatttaaaaaaaaaaaaaaaaagacaggctgaTTCTCAGCcagcttccattttctttccctaAATGCTCTTCACTCTCTCTTCATCTATCTCTTGCTTATCTTAAGGCCCTAGCTGGTGACTAATGTCATGATATATGCTAAATGAATGCTTCCCCACTGCAGCTCATTTTGAGCTATGCCGGTATTTTAGGCAAAGTAACTTCTAAATTTAATTGTCTATTCTTAGAGATAGAATGATTAGtaaatacacacattaaaaagatacattttctttAAGCCACATAGACACACCCAAATACCCTTTGTccagatcccctcccccacccccaagctcccactcccccaccccccctgagCATCCAAGGCCTACTCCACAGGGCCTTGCTGTGTCATGGCGCCACCCCAGCCACCTCGCACAGGCTAAGGAGGGCTGGTAGCGGACGGAAATGGAGGCTCTCTGGTGTTTCTCATGTAGCGCTAGCGTTTTCCTACTAGCCACAGCCTTCCCCACTCACTAGGAGgagctgcaaagaaaaaaatctgctctCTCAGTAGTCCCTGTGAACTGCAGTGCCTGCAGCATGCCATCAGGCAACTACCCCCACCCGCCCCACCTCCAGCCTCTTTAGAGCAAAAAATCTGAGATAGGGAAGAGATTGTTAAAGGTTCTGACCACACTCAATAGCatcccatgttaaaaaaaaaggaataaaacaaaggaGTATCCTACTCCCCAAAAACTCCCTACAAGAGACAGAACAGTgaagtggggggtgggatggggtggaaaTACAGGGAAAGGAAGTACAGGCTACAATAATTACAGTAGGAATAAAGATTCACCAAATAACGTAGCAAAAAAATTATTGCTTGAAAAAGAAGCTATAGACTAGACACTGCGCCGAAGCCATTAGATGCACAGAGCAAAAAttataggaaaatggatggatgaTACATGACATGCTGAGCCAAATGCCGAGAAATAATTACAGGTGAAGTGTTAGAAATGAACGCCTAGGTCCGTGATATGGCATAGATGGAGATCTTAACAGAGATAAAAAAATCTGATAACAAATAGCTACCCATTGTTCATGGGGGGACCTTGGTCCACATGGGGGGGGTCTTTGGTTACCTGTTATCAATGAATGACTAGGGTGTTCCGAAGGCGAAGGGAATGCCTCGGGTGGGGCTCGGGGGTCGGCTCCGGGCAGGAGAGGAGGTGGCCGCTGGAGGAAGCTGCTGGGGACGTGCCGGCTTTGTCTGTTCACGCCTTCTCCCTGCTCGGTGACAGAATGGGCCGCTGGGTCTCCCCTGCAATGCAGCCCCTCCTAGCAAGGGCGGAAGcgctccctgccccctccctgcccgACTCGCCTCATCCGTAGGATTAGGTTCCGGAACACGCTACCCAGGCTAGAGCCTTCCCCACCGGCTCGCACCGCAAGCCCCCCCCTCACCGGCTCGCACGGCAAGCCGCCCCCCCACCTCACCGGCTCGCACGGCCGTGCGGACCGGGGTGCAATGGTCGAGCAGTTCATTGCCCTCTAACTTAGATgtatgggttttaaaaaataataaataaaataaaaatttaagtcttccctccgggtggtggtggcgcacgcctttaatcccagcactcgggaggcagaggcaggcggatcgctgagagttcgaggccagcctggtctacaaaagtgagtccaggatagtcaaggctacacagagaaactctgtctcgggaaaaaaaaaaaaggcttctcgCTCGACAACAGAACTGCCCTCCTTTCCCCACTGTAAGGACTTTAGTGGACTTTGGGGGCCGTGTTGGGCAGACCTGGGGCAGACACTTGGGGGTTGCTGCGGGCGCTTCCCGCTGTCCCCGCTGTCCCCGCTGTCCCCCGCGGGCCAGCCTGGGCGGGGCGCTGCGCTCGGCTCGCAGCCCCGTGGGTTTCGTAATCGCGTCGCCGGCGTTTCCGCCCTCCGCCCGGCCGGCCCCACCCCTGCCCGGGCCCCGCCCTCGACTCCCCGCCGTGCGGAGCAGCAGCCCGGGAACCCGGAGTGGCGGAGCCCCCACCCGCAGCGGCCGCCGCCTGGACGCCCGGGGGGAGCCCAGGTGAGAGCGCCGGGCGAGCCGGGCGGGGAGGGGAGGTCGCGGTCACGGTGCCGCGGTGTCACGGTCGCGGGTGGCGCACGCCCGGGGACGGGGCCAGGCGAGCGGCGACTAGCGCAGCGCGGAGCCGGGTGGGAGGGTCGAAGCCCCCCGGGGGCTCTCCTCTCGCCGGCCCACTAACCTGAGGGGTCTGCCGTGCTAGACCACAGGTAGCGGGGTAGCTGGGGCTAAGCCAGATCGGAGCAGCCGCGGAGTACGGTGACAGAGCCAGAGCGATCCAGCGAGGCTCCTTCCCATCCTAGGTCGGAGTCGGGGGCGGGTTGGGGTGTCTGACGGAAaatattgggggaggggaagaaatcaGGGTCTCTCTATTTCCTCTCAAGTCCCCCTCGCCCTCCAAGCGAGGGGTTAAGGGCAGAGTTGCTGCTAGGACAAGTGGTCTTGTGGCTTGGCTGAAAGTGGGGCCCCCCTCGGCAGCCCCACAATGTTTGGAGGGTCTCCGCAGAAGGGCCAGCTGCATCCCTGGGCTCACAGCCAGGATTTGCCCACACCGTTCTCAAGTCTCTTTTCTCCCCCAGCTGCTTCTTGTGAAGGCTTGTCAGACAGCAGCGGCTTGGAGGCCTTGGGGCCAGAGGCAGCGGGACCGGGAGAACCGGTTTGGGCTACCACAGCATCTGGGGAACTCCCTATGTACATCCTTCCGCCCTGCCTCGtttttcccccatctctctcctcctgtttGCCCCATCCACAGCCCACCGTGACCATGGCGGTCATGGTCACc from Acomys russatus chromosome 15, mAcoRus1.1, whole genome shotgun sequence includes:
- the Mllt11 gene encoding protein AF1q; translated protein: MRDPVSSQYSSFLFWRMPIPELDLSELEGLGLSDTPTYKSKDGSGIGKMGVRATGAEEQKNPEGDPLLAYSTFNFWRVPIASLHSVDLDLL